Proteins co-encoded in one Arachis hypogaea cultivar Tifrunner chromosome 13, arahy.Tifrunner.gnm2.J5K5, whole genome shotgun sequence genomic window:
- the LOC112732649 gene encoding uncharacterized protein, translating into MKFVADNGSVGLILEDLEMVVVCDNTSLTLKKKSKESAGVFLADLDARVDEKPRPQPEEDLEKFRVRDMENKFTFVNRNQPLHSFKPSILVWFCLSVPSASGSGSIFSSSGCGVSLVLPLGAWVLGAAGSTVRFLLRQGLAFRDNDETDDSVNQGNFLKFLNFLAQHNEEIDRAFKNARGNLKLRAPSIQKDIVRAAASETTKVIVNGLGDELFAVLVDEARDISIKEQMSVCLRYVNKEGKVREHFLGLVHVSNTNALSLKLALESLLETYNLSLSRVRGQGYDGASNMQGEFNGLKTLILKENSYAFYVHCFAQQLQLALVTVAKKQVEIALLFNLLTNLCNVVGASCKRRDMLRDSQMTKTIEALQSGEIASGRGLNQEIALKRAGDTRWDSHYGTILRLISLFPSVVNVLEYVEEDGNNSEQRAEACHLLNVIQSFEFIFNLHLMKNILGVTNELSQALQRNDQDIVNAMALVKVFKQRLQTIRDDGWSLLLDEVSLFCDKYNITVPKMDDIFVSQGRSRRKAQKISNLHHFQVEIFYQVVDRQLQELKNRFTEVNTELLLCIACLNSRHSFLAFDKEKLIHQLENFILDVRSDDQFSNLNGIGALSQKLVETRKHIVYPLVFLLLKLALVLPVATASVERTFFCYEHHKESASQPYGR; encoded by the exons ATGAAATTTGTGGCAGACAATGGATCTGTGGGATTGATCTTGGAAGATTTAGAAATGGTGGTTGTTTGTGACAACACCAGCCTAACACTCAAGAAGAAATCAAAGGAGTCAGCTGGAGTGTTCTTGGCGGACTTGGATGCCAGGGTTGACGAGAAACCGAGGCCTCAACCAGAAGAAGACCTGGAGAAATTCCGAGTGAGGGATATGGAGAATAAGTTTACGTTCGTAAACCGAAACCAACC TCTTCACAGCTTCAAGCCTTCAATCCTCGTCTGGTTCTGTCTTTCCGTTCCTTCGGCGTCTGGATCTGGTTCTATCTTCAGCAGTTCAGGGTGCGGGGTGTCGCTGGTTCTGCCGCTGGGTGCCTGGGTCTTGGGTGCCGCTGGTTCTACCGTTAG ATTTCTTTTGCGACAAGGATTGGCCTTTCGTGATAATGATGAGACAGATGATTCTGTTAATCAaggaaattttttgaaatttctaAACTTTCTTGCACAACATAATGAAGAAATTGATCGTGCTTTCAAAAATGCTCGTGGGAATCTTAAACTAAGAGCTCCCTCAATTCAAAAAGATATTGTAAGAGCTGCTGCAAGTGAAACGACAAAAGTTATTGTTAATGGTCTTGGGGATGAATTGTTTGCTGTTTTGGTTGATGAAGCCCGTGACATTTCTATTAAGGAGCAAATGTCAGTTTGTTTAAGGTATGTGAATAAAGAAGGGAAAGTTAGGGAGCATTTTCTTGGTCTTGTTCATGTTTCTAATACTAATGCTTTATCTCTAAAATTAGCATTGGAGTCATTATTAGAAACATATAATTTAAGTTTATCAAGAGTACGTGGCCAAGGATATGATGGTGCCAGTAATATGCAAGGAGAATTTAATGGTTTGAAAACTTTGATATTGAAAGAAAATTCTTATGCTTTTTATGTACATTGCTTTGCTCAACAACTTCAGTTAGCTCTTGTAACGGTTGCAAAGAAACAAGTTGAAATTGCTTTGCTTTTTAATTTGTTAACCAATTTGTGCAATGTTGTTGGAGCTTCGTGTAAACGAAGAGATATGCTTCGTGATAGTCAGATGACTAAGACCATTGAAGCATTACAAAGTGGAGAAATTGCTAGTGGACGTGGTTTGAATCAAGAAATAGCTTTGAAAAGAGCTGGAGATACTAGATGGGATTCACACTATGGAACTATACTTagattaatttctttgtttccttccGTGGTCAATGTTCTTGAATATGTTGAGGAAGATGGAAATAATTCAGAACAAAGAGCTGAAGCATGTCATTTATTGAATGTCATTCAATCCTTTGAATTCATTTTCAACTTGCACTTGATGAAAAATATCTTGGGAGTTACTAATGAATTATCTCAAGCATTACAAAGGAATGATCAAGACATTGTAAATGCTATGGCATTGGTTAAAGTGTTTAAGCAACGGTTGCAAACTATAAGAGATGATGGTTGGTCTCTTTTACTTGACGAAGTCTcattattttgtgacaaatatAATATTACTGTTCCAAAAATGGATGATATATTTGTGTCACAAGGAAGATCAAGACGCAAAGCTCAAAAGATCTCAAATTTGCATCATTTTCAAGTTGAGATATTCTATCAAGTAGTTGATagacaacttcaagaactcaagaATCGTTTTACAGAGGTGAATACTGAATTACTTCTTTGTATAGCTTGTCTGAATTCAAGACACTCATTTCTTGCGTTTGATAAGGAGAAGTTAATCCA TCAACTTGAGAACTTTATACTAGATGTACGTTCTGATGATCAATTCTCAAACTTAAATGGGATTGGTGCTCTTTCTCAGAAATTGGTTGAGACTCGAAAACATATTGTTTATCCGTTAGTGTTTCTTCTTTTGAAGTTAGCTTTAGTTTTGCCTGTAGCAACTGCATcagttgaaagaacttttttCTGCTATGAACATCATAAAGAGTCGGCTTCACAACCATATGggagatga